ATAATGCTGTTTTTGAGCGGGCATTAAACTCTACGTCTCTTACTTTGTAAGTTTTAGTATGTTTGCGAATTTTTTTTTTGATTTTGCTTCGTTCAATCCGTGAGTAACCACGATTAAAGTCTACACTATCCCAACACAATGCAATTTGCTCACTCGGTCTAAGGCCGCTAAAAAACGCATACTCAAAGTAGTTATGCCATAAAGGATGCTGTGTCCGTTCTACCCAATTTAGAAAAGTGTCTATTTCTTCAATGAGCAAAGGGTCTGCCTCTGGCTGCTGATGTCTACCATTCTCAATACCCTCAACAGGATTAAATTGAATAGCTCGATCTCGCAGAGCGAGTTTGAACACACCTCTTAGTGGAATTAACGCATTGTTACGAGTTTTATTATGCTGAAAATCGAAGCTTCCAAGCAAGGCCAGTAATTCAGAATGCTTAATCGACTTAACTAACCTGTCTGCCAAATTCGGATAATAAAACCGTTCTAATGCCTGAGTATATTTTTCCTTAGTGTTTTCAGTGCACGTTAACGTATTCAAATATAACTGCCCGTAATCTTTGAATGTCTGTGCACCCGTTTCTTCATTGGCATGTTTCGAGTCAGGGAAAAACTCTTGCCACGTGAAGGTTCCCCATTTTATCGCTTCCTGCGCTTGTTGCCGTAGTTTTCCTGCCTTTTTAATGTTTCCCGCAGTG
The nucleotide sequence above comes from Alteromonas naphthalenivorans. Encoded proteins:
- a CDS encoding site-specific integrase translates to MGSTWPTGIVPRNQSIEVRLNYNDKRHYVSLPWRPTAGNIKKAGKLRQQAQEAIKWGTFTWQEFFPDSKHANEETGAQTFKDYGQLYLNTLTCTENTKEKYTQALERFYYPNLADRLVKSIKHSELLALLGSFDFQHNKTRNNALIPLRGVFKLALRDRAIQFNPVEGIENGRHQQPEADPLLIEEIDTFLNWVERTQHPLWHNYFEYAFFSGLRPSEQIALCWDSVDFNRGYSRIERSKIKKKIRKHTKTYKVRDVEFNARSKTALLRQKQWTFLQNSEVFVHPSTGEPFTNNASPRLMWNKGLKACGIRHRNSYQTRHTFCTTALQSGAKIHWVSQQLGHASAMMTLNRLWGRAPLWRLTRTKISKRCKIGV